In the genome of Nycticebus coucang isolate mNycCou1 chromosome 12, mNycCou1.pri, whole genome shotgun sequence, one region contains:
- the ARHGAP9 gene encoding rho GTPase-activating protein 9 isoform X5, with protein sequence MLSGRWWPSTWGSLGLGPRSPSRGSQLCALYAFTYTGADGRQISLAEGDRFLLLRKTNSDWWLARRLGTPSTSRPIFIPAAYVTEESTPYQNPTTVAPSPSLWTPEPKLFHSSLEELHMSQALPDRAQATSEQPPPLPPKMCRSVSVANLRASPLKPTQEGPSGRSLSQEDLLSEAKASMTGPQPLMSDPPVYCNLVDLRRCPRSPPLGPACPLLQKLDAWEQHLDPNSGRCFYINSLTGCKSWKPPRRSRGESNPSSMEGPETLNTNNGVLKPQAKGSGSDTGTPELLGPQGSPRLSQCSSQFDPSEQRPALQTPRPLPELLDDPHEVEKSGLLNMTKIAQGGRKLRKNWGPSWVVLAGNSLVFYRDPPATAPSSGWGPAGSRPESSVDLRGAALSHGRHLSSRRNVLHIRTVPGHEFLLQSDHETELRAWHLALRAVIERLDRENPLELRLSGSGPAELGELSAGEDEEEESEPVPKPLLRLSSRRSSSRGPEGTEQNRVRNKLKRLIAKRPPLRSLQERGLLRDQVFGCQLESLCQREGDTVPNFVRLCIAAVDKRGLDVDGIYRVSGNLAVVQKLRFLVDRERAVTSDGRYVFPEQPGQEGRLDLDSAEWDDIHVVTGALKLFLRELPQPLVPPLLLPHFRAALALSESEQRLSKIQQLIGSMPKPNHDTLRYLLAHLCRVIAHSDKNRMTPHNLGIVFGPTLFRPEQETSDPAAHALYPGELVQLMLTNFTSLFP encoded by the exons ATGCTATCAGGCCGGTGGTGGCCAAGTACCTGGGGGAGCCTAGGGCTGGGGCCTCGAAGCCCTTCTCGGGGATCCCAGCTCTGTGCCCTCTATGCATTTACTTACACTGGGGCAGATGGACGGCAGATATCTCTGGCTGAAGGAGACAGGTTCCTATTACTTCGAAAGACCAACTCAGACTGGTGGTTGGCAAGGCGCCTGGGAACACCCTCCACATCTCGACCCATCTTCATCCCAGCTGCCTATGTGACAGAGGAATCTACTCCTTACCAGAACCCAACTACTGTTGCTCCCAGCCCATCTCTTTGGACTCCTG AGCCAAAGTTGTTTCATAGCTCCTTGGAGGAGCTGCACATGTCTCAGGCACTCCCAGACAGAGCCCAGGCTACATCTGAGCAGCCTCCCCCTCTTCCCCCCAAAATGTGTAGAAGTGTCAGTGTTGCTAATTTGAGGGCCAGCCCTCTGAAGCCCACACAGGAAGGACCAAGTGGAAGATCCCTCTCCCAGGAAGACTTGCTGTCCGAGGCCAAAGCCAGCATG ACAGGACCCCAGCCCCTAATGTCAGATCCCCCTGTGTACTGTAACCTGGTGGACCTTCGCCGCTGTCCCCGGTCCCCACCCCTGGGCCCTGCATGCCCCTTGCTGCAAAAGCTGGATGCCTGGGAGCAGCACCTGGACCCCAACTCTGGACGCTGCTTCTACATAAACTCGCTAACCGGTTGCAAGTCCTGGAAACCTCCACGCCGCAGTCGCGGGGAGTCG AACCCCAGCTCCATGGAGGGGCCAGAGACCCTGAATACGAACAATGGTGTCCTGAAACCTCAGGCTAAGGGCTCAGGATCTGACACAGGGACTCCAGAACTTCTGGGCCCACAG GGTTCACCTCGCCTCAGCCAATGCTCCTCGCAGTTTGACCCTTCAGAACAGCGTCCAGCCTTGCAGACTCCTCGACCTCTGCCGGAGCTCCTGGACGACCCCCAT GAGGTGGAAAAGTCCGGCCTGCTCAACATGACCAAGATTGCCCAAGGGGGGCGCAAGCTCAG GAAGAACTGGGGCCCATCTTGGGTGGTGTTAGCGGGTAACAGCCTGGTGTTCTACAGAGACCCACCCGCGACTGCGCCCTCGTCGGGCTGG GGGCCAGCGGGTAGCCGACCAGAAAGTAGCGTGGACTTGCGCGGGGCGGCCCTGTCGCATGGCCGCCACCTGTCCAGCCGCCGCAATGTCCTGCAC ATCCGCACGGTCCCTGGCCACGAGTTCCTGCTGCAGTCAGACCACGAGACCGAACTGCGAGCCTGGCACCTTGCTCTGCGGGCGGTCATCGAGCGGCTG GATCGGGAGAACCCCCTGGAGCTGCGTCTGTCAGGCTCCGGACCTGCAGAGCTGGGGGAACTGAGTGCAGGCGAGGACGAAGAAGAGGAGTCGGAGCCGGTCCCCAAGCCGCTACTGCGCCTTAGCAGCCGCCGGAGCTCCA GTCGGGGGCCGGAAGGCACCGAGCAGAATCGCGTGCGCAACAAACTAAAGCGGCTTATTGCAAAGAGACCGCCCTTGCGGAGCCTGCAGGAGCGAGGCCTGCTGCGAG ACCAGGTATTTGGCTGCCAGCTGGAATCACTCTGCCAACGAGAAGGGGACACGGTGCCCAACTTTGTGCGGCTCTGCATTGCTGCCGTGGATAAAAGAG GTCTAGATGTGGATGGCATTTACCGAGTGAGTGGGAACTTGGCAGTGGTCCAGAAACTTCGCTTTCTGGTGGACAGAG AGCGGGCAGTCACCTCTGATGGGAGATATGTGTTCCCAGAACAGCCAGGACAAG AAGGCCGGTTAGATTTGGACAGTGCTGAGTGGGATGACATTCATGTGGTCACCGGAGCCCTGAAGCTTTTTCTCCGTGAGCTGCCCCAGCCTCTGGTGCCTCCACTGCTGCTGCCCCATTTTCGTGCTGCCCTTG CACTCTCCGAATCAGAACAGCGCCTTTCTAAGATACAACAATTAATAGGGTCAATGCCAAAGCCCAACCATGACACTCTGCGGTACCTACTGGCGCATTTATGCAG GGTGATAGCACACTCAGATAAGAATCGCATGACTCCCCACAACCTGGGAATTGTATTTGGACCAACCCTATTTCGGCCAGAGCAGGAGACATCTGACCCAGCAGCCCATGCCCTCTATCCTGGGGAGCTAGTCCAGCTGATGCTCACCAACTTCACCAGCCTTTTTCCATGA
- the ARHGAP9 gene encoding rho GTPase-activating protein 9 isoform X4, translated as MLSGRWWPSTWGSLGLGPRSPSRGSQLCALYAFTYTGADGRQISLAEGDRFLLLRKTNSDWWLARRLGTPSTSRPIFIPAAYVTEESTPYQNPTTVAPSPSLWTPEPKLFHSSLEELHMSQALPDRAQATSEQPPPLPPKMCRSVSVANLRASPLKPTQEGPSGRSLSQEDLLSEAKASMTGPQPLMSDPPVYCNLVDLRRCPRSPPLGPACPLLQKLDAWEQHLDPNSGRCFYINSLTGCKSWKPPRRSRGESNPSSMEGPETLNTNNGVLKPQAKGSGSDTGTPELLGPQGSPRLSQCSSQFDPSEQRPALQTPRPLPELLDDPHEVEKSGLLNMTKIAQGGRKLRKNWGPSWVVLAGNSLVFYRDPPATAPSSGWGPAGSRPESSVDLRGAALSHGRHLSSRRNVLHIRTVPGHEFLLQSDHETELRAWHLALRAVIERLDRENPLELRLSGSGPAELGELSAGEDEEEESEPVPKPLLRLSSRRSSSKGLAMGAGPGAGGEPLGLAVVTLGLYLPPTGRGPEGTEQNRVRNKLKRLIAKRPPLRSLQERGLLRDQVFGCQLESLCQREGDTVPNFVRLCIAAVDKRGLDVDGIYRVSGNLAVVQKLRFLVDRERAVTSDGRYVFPEQPGQEGRLDLDSAEWDDIHVVTGALKLFLRELPQPLVPPLLLPHFRAALALSESEQRLSKIQQLIGSMPKPNHDTLRYLLAHLCRVIAHSDKNRMTPHNLGIVFGPTLFRPEQETSDPAAHALYPGELVQLMLTNFTSLFP; from the exons ATGCTATCAGGCCGGTGGTGGCCAAGTACCTGGGGGAGCCTAGGGCTGGGGCCTCGAAGCCCTTCTCGGGGATCCCAGCTCTGTGCCCTCTATGCATTTACTTACACTGGGGCAGATGGACGGCAGATATCTCTGGCTGAAGGAGACAGGTTCCTATTACTTCGAAAGACCAACTCAGACTGGTGGTTGGCAAGGCGCCTGGGAACACCCTCCACATCTCGACCCATCTTCATCCCAGCTGCCTATGTGACAGAGGAATCTACTCCTTACCAGAACCCAACTACTGTTGCTCCCAGCCCATCTCTTTGGACTCCTG AGCCAAAGTTGTTTCATAGCTCCTTGGAGGAGCTGCACATGTCTCAGGCACTCCCAGACAGAGCCCAGGCTACATCTGAGCAGCCTCCCCCTCTTCCCCCCAAAATGTGTAGAAGTGTCAGTGTTGCTAATTTGAGGGCCAGCCCTCTGAAGCCCACACAGGAAGGACCAAGTGGAAGATCCCTCTCCCAGGAAGACTTGCTGTCCGAGGCCAAAGCCAGCATG ACAGGACCCCAGCCCCTAATGTCAGATCCCCCTGTGTACTGTAACCTGGTGGACCTTCGCCGCTGTCCCCGGTCCCCACCCCTGGGCCCTGCATGCCCCTTGCTGCAAAAGCTGGATGCCTGGGAGCAGCACCTGGACCCCAACTCTGGACGCTGCTTCTACATAAACTCGCTAACCGGTTGCAAGTCCTGGAAACCTCCACGCCGCAGTCGCGGGGAGTCG AACCCCAGCTCCATGGAGGGGCCAGAGACCCTGAATACGAACAATGGTGTCCTGAAACCTCAGGCTAAGGGCTCAGGATCTGACACAGGGACTCCAGAACTTCTGGGCCCACAG GGTTCACCTCGCCTCAGCCAATGCTCCTCGCAGTTTGACCCTTCAGAACAGCGTCCAGCCTTGCAGACTCCTCGACCTCTGCCGGAGCTCCTGGACGACCCCCAT GAGGTGGAAAAGTCCGGCCTGCTCAACATGACCAAGATTGCCCAAGGGGGGCGCAAGCTCAG GAAGAACTGGGGCCCATCTTGGGTGGTGTTAGCGGGTAACAGCCTGGTGTTCTACAGAGACCCACCCGCGACTGCGCCCTCGTCGGGCTGG GGGCCAGCGGGTAGCCGACCAGAAAGTAGCGTGGACTTGCGCGGGGCGGCCCTGTCGCATGGCCGCCACCTGTCCAGCCGCCGCAATGTCCTGCAC ATCCGCACGGTCCCTGGCCACGAGTTCCTGCTGCAGTCAGACCACGAGACCGAACTGCGAGCCTGGCACCTTGCTCTGCGGGCGGTCATCGAGCGGCTG GATCGGGAGAACCCCCTGGAGCTGCGTCTGTCAGGCTCCGGACCTGCAGAGCTGGGGGAACTGAGTGCAGGCGAGGACGAAGAAGAGGAGTCGGAGCCGGTCCCCAAGCCGCTACTGCGCCTTAGCAGCCGCCGGAGCTCCAGTAAGGGGCTGGCCATGGGAGCCGGGCCCGGAGCAGGCGGCGAGCCTTTGGGCTTGGCCGTTGTCACGCTCGGACTCTACCTGCCTCCTACAGGTCGGGGGCCGGAAGGCACCGAGCAGAATCGCGTGCGCAACAAACTAAAGCGGCTTATTGCAAAGAGACCGCCCTTGCGGAGCCTGCAGGAGCGAGGCCTGCTGCGAG ACCAGGTATTTGGCTGCCAGCTGGAATCACTCTGCCAACGAGAAGGGGACACGGTGCCCAACTTTGTGCGGCTCTGCATTGCTGCCGTGGATAAAAGAG GTCTAGATGTGGATGGCATTTACCGAGTGAGTGGGAACTTGGCAGTGGTCCAGAAACTTCGCTTTCTGGTGGACAGAG AGCGGGCAGTCACCTCTGATGGGAGATATGTGTTCCCAGAACAGCCAGGACAAG AAGGCCGGTTAGATTTGGACAGTGCTGAGTGGGATGACATTCATGTGGTCACCGGAGCCCTGAAGCTTTTTCTCCGTGAGCTGCCCCAGCCTCTGGTGCCTCCACTGCTGCTGCCCCATTTTCGTGCTGCCCTTG CACTCTCCGAATCAGAACAGCGCCTTTCTAAGATACAACAATTAATAGGGTCAATGCCAAAGCCCAACCATGACACTCTGCGGTACCTACTGGCGCATTTATGCAG GGTGATAGCACACTCAGATAAGAATCGCATGACTCCCCACAACCTGGGAATTGTATTTGGACCAACCCTATTTCGGCCAGAGCAGGAGACATCTGACCCAGCAGCCCATGCCCTCTATCCTGGGGAGCTAGTCCAGCTGATGCTCACCAACTTCACCAGCCTTTTTCCATGA
- the ARHGAP9 gene encoding rho GTPase-activating protein 9 isoform X10 has protein sequence MLSGRWWPSTWGSLGLGPRSPSRGSQLCALYAFTYTGADGRQISLAEGDRFLLLRKTNSDWWLARRLGTPSTSRPIFIPAAYVTEESTPYQNPTTVAPSPSLWTPEPKLFHSSLEELHMSQALPDRAQATSEQPPPLPPKMCRSVSVANLRASPLKPTQEGPSGRSLSQEDLLSEAKASMTGPQPLMSDPPVYCNLVDLRRCPRSPPLGPACPLLQKLDAWEQHLDPNSGRCFYINSLTGCKSWKPPRRSRGESNPSSMEGPETLNTNNGVLKPQAKGSGSDTGTPELLGPQGSPRLSQCSSQFDPSEQRPALQTPRPLPELLDDPHEVEKSGLLNMTKIAQGGRKLRKNWGPSWVVLAGNSLVFYRDPPATAPSSGWGPAGSRPESSVDLRGAALSHGRHLSSRRNVLHIRTVPGHEFLLQSDHETELRAWHLALRAVIERLVRRVGDPGEAEVGWPRGSQDRENPLELRLSGSGPAELGELSAGEDEEEESEPVPKPLLRLSSRRSSSRGPEGTEQNRVRNKLKRLIAKRPPLRSLQERGLLRDQVFGCQLESLCQREGDTVPNFVRLCIAAVDKRGLDVDGIYRVSGNLAVVQKLRFLVDRERAVTSDGRYVFPEQPGQEGRLDLDSAEWDDIHVVTGALKLFLRELPQPLVPPLLLPHFRAALALSESEQRLSKIQQLIGSMPKPNHDTLRYLLAHLCRVIAHSDKNRMTPHNLGIVFGPTLFRPEQETSDPAAHALYPGELVQLMLTNFTSLFP, from the exons ATGCTATCAGGCCGGTGGTGGCCAAGTACCTGGGGGAGCCTAGGGCTGGGGCCTCGAAGCCCTTCTCGGGGATCCCAGCTCTGTGCCCTCTATGCATTTACTTACACTGGGGCAGATGGACGGCAGATATCTCTGGCTGAAGGAGACAGGTTCCTATTACTTCGAAAGACCAACTCAGACTGGTGGTTGGCAAGGCGCCTGGGAACACCCTCCACATCTCGACCCATCTTCATCCCAGCTGCCTATGTGACAGAGGAATCTACTCCTTACCAGAACCCAACTACTGTTGCTCCCAGCCCATCTCTTTGGACTCCTG AGCCAAAGTTGTTTCATAGCTCCTTGGAGGAGCTGCACATGTCTCAGGCACTCCCAGACAGAGCCCAGGCTACATCTGAGCAGCCTCCCCCTCTTCCCCCCAAAATGTGTAGAAGTGTCAGTGTTGCTAATTTGAGGGCCAGCCCTCTGAAGCCCACACAGGAAGGACCAAGTGGAAGATCCCTCTCCCAGGAAGACTTGCTGTCCGAGGCCAAAGCCAGCATG ACAGGACCCCAGCCCCTAATGTCAGATCCCCCTGTGTACTGTAACCTGGTGGACCTTCGCCGCTGTCCCCGGTCCCCACCCCTGGGCCCTGCATGCCCCTTGCTGCAAAAGCTGGATGCCTGGGAGCAGCACCTGGACCCCAACTCTGGACGCTGCTTCTACATAAACTCGCTAACCGGTTGCAAGTCCTGGAAACCTCCACGCCGCAGTCGCGGGGAGTCG AACCCCAGCTCCATGGAGGGGCCAGAGACCCTGAATACGAACAATGGTGTCCTGAAACCTCAGGCTAAGGGCTCAGGATCTGACACAGGGACTCCAGAACTTCTGGGCCCACAG GGTTCACCTCGCCTCAGCCAATGCTCCTCGCAGTTTGACCCTTCAGAACAGCGTCCAGCCTTGCAGACTCCTCGACCTCTGCCGGAGCTCCTGGACGACCCCCAT GAGGTGGAAAAGTCCGGCCTGCTCAACATGACCAAGATTGCCCAAGGGGGGCGCAAGCTCAG GAAGAACTGGGGCCCATCTTGGGTGGTGTTAGCGGGTAACAGCCTGGTGTTCTACAGAGACCCACCCGCGACTGCGCCCTCGTCGGGCTGG GGGCCAGCGGGTAGCCGACCAGAAAGTAGCGTGGACTTGCGCGGGGCGGCCCTGTCGCATGGCCGCCACCTGTCCAGCCGCCGCAATGTCCTGCAC ATCCGCACGGTCCCTGGCCACGAGTTCCTGCTGCAGTCAGACCACGAGACCGAACTGCGAGCCTGGCACCTTGCTCTGCGGGCGGTCATCGAGCGGCTGGTTAGAAGGGTGGGGGACCCGGGAGAGGCTGAGGTCGGCTGGCCGAGA GGTTCCCAG GATCGGGAGAACCCCCTGGAGCTGCGTCTGTCAGGCTCCGGACCTGCAGAGCTGGGGGAACTGAGTGCAGGCGAGGACGAAGAAGAGGAGTCGGAGCCGGTCCCCAAGCCGCTACTGCGCCTTAGCAGCCGCCGGAGCTCCA GTCGGGGGCCGGAAGGCACCGAGCAGAATCGCGTGCGCAACAAACTAAAGCGGCTTATTGCAAAGAGACCGCCCTTGCGGAGCCTGCAGGAGCGAGGCCTGCTGCGAG ACCAGGTATTTGGCTGCCAGCTGGAATCACTCTGCCAACGAGAAGGGGACACGGTGCCCAACTTTGTGCGGCTCTGCATTGCTGCCGTGGATAAAAGAG GTCTAGATGTGGATGGCATTTACCGAGTGAGTGGGAACTTGGCAGTGGTCCAGAAACTTCGCTTTCTGGTGGACAGAG AGCGGGCAGTCACCTCTGATGGGAGATATGTGTTCCCAGAACAGCCAGGACAAG AAGGCCGGTTAGATTTGGACAGTGCTGAGTGGGATGACATTCATGTGGTCACCGGAGCCCTGAAGCTTTTTCTCCGTGAGCTGCCCCAGCCTCTGGTGCCTCCACTGCTGCTGCCCCATTTTCGTGCTGCCCTTG CACTCTCCGAATCAGAACAGCGCCTTTCTAAGATACAACAATTAATAGGGTCAATGCCAAAGCCCAACCATGACACTCTGCGGTACCTACTGGCGCATTTATGCAG GGTGATAGCACACTCAGATAAGAATCGCATGACTCCCCACAACCTGGGAATTGTATTTGGACCAACCCTATTTCGGCCAGAGCAGGAGACATCTGACCCAGCAGCCCATGCCCTCTATCCTGGGGAGCTAGTCCAGCTGATGCTCACCAACTTCACCAGCCTTTTTCCATGA
- the ARHGAP9 gene encoding rho GTPase-activating protein 9 isoform X9, translated as MSDPPVYCNLVDLRRCPRSPPLGPACPLLQKLDAWEQHLDPNSGRCFYINSLTGCKSWKPPRRSRGESNPSSMEGPETLNTNNGVLKPQAKGSGSDTGTPELLGPQGSPRLSQCSSQFDPSEQRPALQTPRPLPELLDDPHEVEKSGLLNMTKIAQGGRKLRKNWGPSWVVLAGNSLVFYRDPPATAPSSGWGPAGSRPESSVDLRGAALSHGRHLSSRRNVLHIRTVPGHEFLLQSDHETELRAWHLALRAVIERLDRENPLELRLSGSGPAELGELSAGEDEEEESEPVPKPLLRLSSRRSSSRGPEGTEQNRVRNKLKRLIAKRPPLRSLQERGLLRDQVFGCQLESLCQREGDTVPNFVRLCIAAVDKRGLDVDGIYRVSGNLAVVQKLRFLVDRERAVTSDGRYVFPEQPGQEGRLDLDSAEWDDIHVVTGALKLFLRELPQPLVPPLLLPHFRAALALSESEQRLSKIQQLIGSMPKPNHDTLRYLLAHLCRVIAHSDKNRMTPHNLGIVFGPTLFRPEQETSDPAAHALYPGELVQLMLTNFTSLFP; from the exons ATGTCAGATCCCCCTGTGTACTGTAACCTGGTGGACCTTCGCCGCTGTCCCCGGTCCCCACCCCTGGGCCCTGCATGCCCCTTGCTGCAAAAGCTGGATGCCTGGGAGCAGCACCTGGACCCCAACTCTGGACGCTGCTTCTACATAAACTCGCTAACCGGTTGCAAGTCCTGGAAACCTCCACGCCGCAGTCGCGGGGAGTCG AACCCCAGCTCCATGGAGGGGCCAGAGACCCTGAATACGAACAATGGTGTCCTGAAACCTCAGGCTAAGGGCTCAGGATCTGACACAGGGACTCCAGAACTTCTGGGCCCACAG GGTTCACCTCGCCTCAGCCAATGCTCCTCGCAGTTTGACCCTTCAGAACAGCGTCCAGCCTTGCAGACTCCTCGACCTCTGCCGGAGCTCCTGGACGACCCCCAT GAGGTGGAAAAGTCCGGCCTGCTCAACATGACCAAGATTGCCCAAGGGGGGCGCAAGCTCAG GAAGAACTGGGGCCCATCTTGGGTGGTGTTAGCGGGTAACAGCCTGGTGTTCTACAGAGACCCACCCGCGACTGCGCCCTCGTCGGGCTGG GGGCCAGCGGGTAGCCGACCAGAAAGTAGCGTGGACTTGCGCGGGGCGGCCCTGTCGCATGGCCGCCACCTGTCCAGCCGCCGCAATGTCCTGCAC ATCCGCACGGTCCCTGGCCACGAGTTCCTGCTGCAGTCAGACCACGAGACCGAACTGCGAGCCTGGCACCTTGCTCTGCGGGCGGTCATCGAGCGGCTG GATCGGGAGAACCCCCTGGAGCTGCGTCTGTCAGGCTCCGGACCTGCAGAGCTGGGGGAACTGAGTGCAGGCGAGGACGAAGAAGAGGAGTCGGAGCCGGTCCCCAAGCCGCTACTGCGCCTTAGCAGCCGCCGGAGCTCCA GTCGGGGGCCGGAAGGCACCGAGCAGAATCGCGTGCGCAACAAACTAAAGCGGCTTATTGCAAAGAGACCGCCCTTGCGGAGCCTGCAGGAGCGAGGCCTGCTGCGAG ACCAGGTATTTGGCTGCCAGCTGGAATCACTCTGCCAACGAGAAGGGGACACGGTGCCCAACTTTGTGCGGCTCTGCATTGCTGCCGTGGATAAAAGAG GTCTAGATGTGGATGGCATTTACCGAGTGAGTGGGAACTTGGCAGTGGTCCAGAAACTTCGCTTTCTGGTGGACAGAG AGCGGGCAGTCACCTCTGATGGGAGATATGTGTTCCCAGAACAGCCAGGACAAG AAGGCCGGTTAGATTTGGACAGTGCTGAGTGGGATGACATTCATGTGGTCACCGGAGCCCTGAAGCTTTTTCTCCGTGAGCTGCCCCAGCCTCTGGTGCCTCCACTGCTGCTGCCCCATTTTCGTGCTGCCCTTG CACTCTCCGAATCAGAACAGCGCCTTTCTAAGATACAACAATTAATAGGGTCAATGCCAAAGCCCAACCATGACACTCTGCGGTACCTACTGGCGCATTTATGCAG GGTGATAGCACACTCAGATAAGAATCGCATGACTCCCCACAACCTGGGAATTGTATTTGGACCAACCCTATTTCGGCCAGAGCAGGAGACATCTGACCCAGCAGCCCATGCCCTCTATCCTGGGGAGCTAGTCCAGCTGATGCTCACCAACTTCACCAGCCTTTTTCCATGA
- the ARHGAP9 gene encoding rho GTPase-activating protein 9 isoform X8, protein MSDPPVYCNLVDLRRCPRSPPLGPACPLLQKLDAWEQHLDPNSGRCFYINSLTGCKSWKPPRRSRGESNPSSMEGPETLNTNNGVLKPQAKGSGSDTGTPELLGPQGSPRLSQCSSQFDPSEQRPALQTPRPLPELLDDPHEVEKSGLLNMTKIAQGGRKLRKNWGPSWVVLAGNSLVFYRDPPATAPSSGWGPAGSRPESSVDLRGAALSHGRHLSSRRNVLHIRTVPGHEFLLQSDHETELRAWHLALRAVIERLDRENPLELRLSGSGPAELGELSAGEDEEEESEPVPKPLLRLSSRRSSSKGLAMGAGPGAGGEPLGLAVVTLGLYLPPTGRGPEGTEQNRVRNKLKRLIAKRPPLRSLQERGLLRDQVFGCQLESLCQREGDTVPNFVRLCIAAVDKRGLDVDGIYRVSGNLAVVQKLRFLVDRERAVTSDGRYVFPEQPGQEGRLDLDSAEWDDIHVVTGALKLFLRELPQPLVPPLLLPHFRAALALSESEQRLSKIQQLIGSMPKPNHDTLRYLLAHLCRVIAHSDKNRMTPHNLGIVFGPTLFRPEQETSDPAAHALYPGELVQLMLTNFTSLFP, encoded by the exons ATGTCAGATCCCCCTGTGTACTGTAACCTGGTGGACCTTCGCCGCTGTCCCCGGTCCCCACCCCTGGGCCCTGCATGCCCCTTGCTGCAAAAGCTGGATGCCTGGGAGCAGCACCTGGACCCCAACTCTGGACGCTGCTTCTACATAAACTCGCTAACCGGTTGCAAGTCCTGGAAACCTCCACGCCGCAGTCGCGGGGAGTCG AACCCCAGCTCCATGGAGGGGCCAGAGACCCTGAATACGAACAATGGTGTCCTGAAACCTCAGGCTAAGGGCTCAGGATCTGACACAGGGACTCCAGAACTTCTGGGCCCACAG GGTTCACCTCGCCTCAGCCAATGCTCCTCGCAGTTTGACCCTTCAGAACAGCGTCCAGCCTTGCAGACTCCTCGACCTCTGCCGGAGCTCCTGGACGACCCCCAT GAGGTGGAAAAGTCCGGCCTGCTCAACATGACCAAGATTGCCCAAGGGGGGCGCAAGCTCAG GAAGAACTGGGGCCCATCTTGGGTGGTGTTAGCGGGTAACAGCCTGGTGTTCTACAGAGACCCACCCGCGACTGCGCCCTCGTCGGGCTGG GGGCCAGCGGGTAGCCGACCAGAAAGTAGCGTGGACTTGCGCGGGGCGGCCCTGTCGCATGGCCGCCACCTGTCCAGCCGCCGCAATGTCCTGCAC ATCCGCACGGTCCCTGGCCACGAGTTCCTGCTGCAGTCAGACCACGAGACCGAACTGCGAGCCTGGCACCTTGCTCTGCGGGCGGTCATCGAGCGGCTG GATCGGGAGAACCCCCTGGAGCTGCGTCTGTCAGGCTCCGGACCTGCAGAGCTGGGGGAACTGAGTGCAGGCGAGGACGAAGAAGAGGAGTCGGAGCCGGTCCCCAAGCCGCTACTGCGCCTTAGCAGCCGCCGGAGCTCCAGTAAGGGGCTGGCCATGGGAGCCGGGCCCGGAGCAGGCGGCGAGCCTTTGGGCTTGGCCGTTGTCACGCTCGGACTCTACCTGCCTCCTACAGGTCGGGGGCCGGAAGGCACCGAGCAGAATCGCGTGCGCAACAAACTAAAGCGGCTTATTGCAAAGAGACCGCCCTTGCGGAGCCTGCAGGAGCGAGGCCTGCTGCGAG ACCAGGTATTTGGCTGCCAGCTGGAATCACTCTGCCAACGAGAAGGGGACACGGTGCCCAACTTTGTGCGGCTCTGCATTGCTGCCGTGGATAAAAGAG GTCTAGATGTGGATGGCATTTACCGAGTGAGTGGGAACTTGGCAGTGGTCCAGAAACTTCGCTTTCTGGTGGACAGAG AGCGGGCAGTCACCTCTGATGGGAGATATGTGTTCCCAGAACAGCCAGGACAAG AAGGCCGGTTAGATTTGGACAGTGCTGAGTGGGATGACATTCATGTGGTCACCGGAGCCCTGAAGCTTTTTCTCCGTGAGCTGCCCCAGCCTCTGGTGCCTCCACTGCTGCTGCCCCATTTTCGTGCTGCCCTTG CACTCTCCGAATCAGAACAGCGCCTTTCTAAGATACAACAATTAATAGGGTCAATGCCAAAGCCCAACCATGACACTCTGCGGTACCTACTGGCGCATTTATGCAG GGTGATAGCACACTCAGATAAGAATCGCATGACTCCCCACAACCTGGGAATTGTATTTGGACCAACCCTATTTCGGCCAGAGCAGGAGACATCTGACCCAGCAGCCCATGCCCTCTATCCTGGGGAGCTAGTCCAGCTGATGCTCACCAACTTCACCAGCCTTTTTCCATGA